From the genome of Dermacentor andersoni chromosome 3, qqDerAnde1_hic_scaffold, whole genome shotgun sequence:
GCAGACTCTAAGCCGGCACCGTTCAGGAACTCATGATATTACGGCGGCACTGCGCTTACCTCTTGGTAGGGGAGGTCGGTGACGCCGTGTAAACGGAGCGTCCCGATAAACTGGAGGACTGGGCCACGGAAGCcgggtagcccccccccccccccccccctccctgctgTGCTTCTGAAAATGCACGCCAATGTAAAAGGAGAAATGGCACTGACCATTCGACGGTCACTCACCTTTGCTCTTGGGCGATTGCGGCAGCGTCGTGGCGGGCCTCACACAGTTGTTTTCTCCACTACTCCTGCCATGCTTCTGTCGATTTCACGACAGGACCTTCTCTCTTGAGTGTGTCGGTCAGCTGCTGCCACAGCCGTCGGCGGTTGCCAACAGTGAAGCGCGGCCCCCGCTCGCTGGACCTTAAAGCCAGCTGGGGATGCTGCTCTATGAAAGCGACCTCCGTCTCCCCCTGTCTCACCGAAACACGCGGTCCCTTAACGTGTGCTACCACGTTTTGTGCCATGCTTCCCGCACGCAAGTGCTCGACTGAAGTAAGCGCTTGAAAATTCGCGCCGTTTGCTTGAAACGAGGTGGTGGCTAGCGAAACCACTAAACGTTTAACAATACTGTGACACCACCTAGCACCATTTGAAGACAttaaccgcaatattttgtttcagtcGTGCCGCATTCCAAATTGAATCTTTGAAAGGCAACACCAGCACATTTTCCTACTCAGTCATAATAGTAAAATAATTCTCAAAATGTTGGAAACGCGTCTCAATTTATTATATGGTCCCCAAGCAGACGTCAAAAGCGTGACGCAGGCTTCCACTTCGCTCATTGGCTGTTAGCTTCCTCTCATTCTCGCGAACACtgcggaccgcctatttcgtggcGTACAGAACGGACCACCTCCGTCCtatttggaacgcgtacaagatcgcaccctaaaTTGAACAGGCCTCAGGCGTTGACACTAAGACTTGCAAGTCGGGACACACACTAGCCTCGCACTCTTTCACCCGGTCTATCCCGTAATTCAAAACGTCGAACACTTGCGCGCTTTGCTGAGACTTTGTCAATTTAAAATACATGCTCTAGCGGAGCCCCGCGTTACAGGACGACGAAGAGGTTACGTGGTCTAAGTGGGAggcagtttatttttcatcttggattacATATTTATATTACTTCTTGTGTTGGTTATTTATtaacaatttcttttatttattcaatcatattaccacccgattcgtggcctatcccccttagtgggtttgtgccattgattgaggcttcatcatcatcatcaccacgcaGTCCCGATTTTGAAGCCCGACTGTGGCCAGTCGAACGGGACCGCTCCATGGCGGATAGGCTAGGCTTTTCTGTCCTGACGTGGCCGCCACCCGCTACACGCATGTGCACGTTCCTATGGACCTCAATAAATGTTTCCGTTCCATTCCATTCTTTTAAgcggaagctttacctcgggcccaactctgatgcggcgtattcaaataaaagtaaaatgcaaaaacgcattTCTTTGATGACCCCTGGACAGATTTTGATAAAATTTGTTGGATTTGAGAGAAAACgttatattctagtgactgttcgaagcGAAATTGAGATTTAGGGCCCGAAGTTTGTAAAAAATTTAAAcccacgaagtttataaattaacaGCTATTCATCAAGAACCGATATctcggttttgtaaacggcatccattagatcattcaaagtggacaaattcgatttGTCATTTCATATCTTACGTAAATTTGCTACGTTGTGTACAATGGTTCTGCGAAAGCTGCATTTCCGTATTACTGAAGTTTTTCAGGCTaatgtgcaacatatcaattttgtccgcgtTGAATGTACTATCaaatgcgattcacagaattgtgatacaaTTTTTTCTTCCTGAGCTATAGAGTAGTAAACTTCGTAGTTTGCTTTCTGAAGATGTTTGATTTTTGCCATTTTTTTAATAATTGACGAAATAAGTAAAAAATTCgaaactaacagtcactagatcttaactTTTTATTTGAAATGCAGAAAACCTCGTCCAATTTCGTGCTGTGATTACCGAGAAACAAGAATTATACTTTTAcaagtatttagataggagtacccaagctaaagcttcctcttaatgtatTCTTCCTGTTCCCTTCCTCATTGCTACTTACCTAACAGAACTTAGTTCTGGTTTGACATTCCTGCCTTTGATTTTTGCGCTTTTCTCTTTGTCTTCGCCACTGTGCTACACTTACAAAAACTAAACACTACATACGACATAGGGTTTTCTTTGTGTACCAATCATTGCAGGGAGACACGGCTATCTTCATTCCTGCTTTGAACCGAATGACTTTGCCCAACAAAACGAACTTGAGCAGCGAAATGAATTATTTATTTCTACTTCAATTTCATCAGCGTGTATTTCAATATTTTCTTTACTCAGTTCCAACCTGAAGAATGCCTACAAGCTTCGGCACGGAAGTCCTTCCACAGGTCCATGAAGGAAGACGTCTTCTCCAGCTCAATAATTCTCGCTTCCATTCGTCGAAGTAATTCGGGTGTGAAGTACTCTTTCCAGCCACCAACCTTCGCGCTTCTGACGTAGGCGAACTGACTTTTGTTGCCAGCGTAGCCCTCCTTGCAAGTGACCTTCCCTCGCAACGGATTCAGTCTCAGCTCAGGGTGCCAATCGCTGCCGAGGTCAACCACCACTACGTTCCTCATATGGGCCGGCGTCGAGCTCTGAAGCAGCTTCTTCAGCAGCCCTTCGTCTTGTTCTAGGGCCCGTCCATAGCATTCACCCATGAAATACGCCAGCCTGAGTACGACGTCTCGAGTGTTTTTCTTGAGTGCCTCGTAGGTAAGGAATAGTAAGTTCGGCTGATTGCGCATCGCGTATCCCGCCGCAACATGCTCGAAGTAGTCGCCGTACCCAAAGTTTCCGCTGAGAAAAGCGTCTACAAATTCTTCGAAGGTGCCGTCCTGAAAATCATAGTAGCTTATTCTGGTCGCCATATTGTAGAACGACACGCACACGTCCCAAGGGTTGCGAGCCAAGTAAACGTACTTGCCTTCATCGTTGACACGTTCCATGGACAAGGGCAAATGCGTTGAAAATGATCTTAGTGGGTAGGGCGACTCCCAGTTTTTGATGTTCATATAGTCGATGAAACGCCAGCCGTCGCAGAATTCCCGGTAGTCATTCATTGGCTCGCCTCGCCTTAAAATCAGCTGGGTGATGTACTGAATCCAGTTGGTTCCACTCTTGGGGAACGTGCATTGCACGATATCTCCTTCTTTAGCGCGGAACTTCAAGTTTTCTCTGAAGGTATCGGGGTCTACATCGATGCACCTTGGCACACCGTCTATCATCTGAAAAGCTGGTGTTCGACGTTGCGTTGTCCTGATAGACATCTGGAAAACAGAGCATAATATATTTGCAGATGACAGGATGCAGCTTTTGATTCGCTGAAGTTATAGAGATAGTTAGTTGTAGAGGTTGAGAATTGCGTTATACTATGAGAATAATTTGCACCTTTTGGGGCCTACGTTGCCCTAGAACTATAGTCTTGATCATTATGCGTGCATTCATGTTTATTTAACTTTGCGGTCTGACTACTTTAGGATCAGCAACGGTATGTCAGTATCGGCGTAACATAGAGCGTCCCTGACAGAAAAATATGAAATAAAGGCAGTGCACGCACGATTGATAACAATATTTTTTGGAACTAGACAATCCCCAATGTCCACATAGAAAACGTAGTGTCGTGCGAACATTCAGTACATTCGTATACCTctgataccagaaaaaaaaatttcgtcatAATCgacctcacgatgactgtcagcTTTATTATGATTAACATTTAAGCACTGCAGCGACACACTGCGTTGATTAAAATACCAGTATTTCGAATATGTGGAGGGCGGAGATAGTATGCTAGGAATGCTTATCTCATAACGCGCACGTACCTCAGAGACCCTCACAGACCGAATAATGTACAGCGGCAGACACTAAATACAAAGCATCAGTAAACGTGGCATCCCAACCGCAACCAGTTCTGTCTCACTGACACTGTAAATTTGCGGTTCAGCCTATGTGATTTCGATCAAACTACTACGCCACTGTATAAGTGTCTATTAGGCCGCCGCTCTTAGGCGCCATTTCcggcggcgagcgtcggcgtcggcgtaaccgagcgaacgagtacagcgaaagatgaaaacgaacgcggagcgcagcggggggacGAAAGATGCGAGGATAAAATCCGAAAGGAGAGTGCAGCACAATCAGGAGGCGGAAagccgagggagggggggggggttatggcAAAAAGGGCGATGAGGAAAGTGTACTACCCGCACGATCAGGCATGCAGCAAGCGACGAAACGAAGCCACGGGGTTGCTTCTGACCCCGCGCGCATGCGCAACGTCGCTTGCGGTGCTGCTACCGCCGTAGCTGCCGCTTTGAGAGAATGCGCTCCACACGAGCGATGCGTTCCTCTGTACACGCGTTCTTTATGAA
Proteins encoded in this window:
- the LOC126524254 gene encoding 3-alpha-hydroxysteroid sulfotransferase-like isoform X1, which codes for MVQADGGLIADRCAAKRSHRVLSSLYIPNTRRSSALVPPVATVQEGASDSPANKHLLFPAQMSIRTTQRRTPAFQMIDGVPRCIDVDPDTFRENLKFRAKEGDIVQCTFPKSGTNWIQYITQLILRRGEPMNDYREFCDGWRFIDYMNIKNWESPYPLRSFSTHLPLSMERVNDEGKYVYLARNPWDVCVSFYNMATRISYYDFQDGTFEEFVDAFLSGNFGYGDYFEHVAAGYAMRNQPNLLFLTYEALKKNTRDVVLRLAYFMGECYGRALEQDEGLLKKLLQSSTPAHMRNVVVVDLGSDWHPELRLNPLRGKVTCKEGYAGNKSQFAYVRSAKVGGWKEYFTPELLRRMEARIIELEKTSSFMDLWKDFRAEACRHSSGWN
- the LOC126524254 gene encoding 3-alpha-hydroxysteroid sulfotransferase-like isoform X2, whose amino-acid sequence is MSIRTTQRRTPAFQMIDGVPRCIDVDPDTFRENLKFRAKEGDIVQCTFPKSGTNWIQYITQLILRRGEPMNDYREFCDGWRFIDYMNIKNWESPYPLRSFSTHLPLSMERVNDEGKYVYLARNPWDVCVSFYNMATRISYYDFQDGTFEEFVDAFLSGNFGYGDYFEHVAAGYAMRNQPNLLFLTYEALKKNTRDVVLRLAYFMGECYGRALEQDEGLLKKLLQSSTPAHMRNVVVVDLGSDWHPELRLNPLRGKVTCKEGYAGNKSQFAYVRSAKVGGWKEYFTPELLRRMEARIIELEKTSSFMDLWKDFRAEACRHSSGWN